DNA from Sinorhizobium arboris LMG 14919:
GACGCCGATTTCACGGAAGCCGCAGGCAGGATAGCGGTTCCGGTGCTCTGCGTCGTCGGCGACCAGGACGGTTCGACGCCGCCGGACCTGGTCCGCTCGACGGCCGAACTCATTCCGGGCGCGCGGTTCGAGGTCATCCGCCGGGCGGGACATATCCCCTGCGTCGAGCAGCCGGAGGCTCTGACGTCGGTGCTGAGGCGCTTCTTTCGATCCGTATTGCCTGGAGACAAACCATGAGCGATGCTTCTGCGCCTTCCGAGCGCTACCGACAGGGAATGGCGACGCGCCGCGCCGTTCTCGGCGACAGCCATGTCGACCGGGCACAATCGGCGTCCACCGAATTCGACAGTCCCTTCCAGCAACTGATCACCGAAGCCGCCTGGGGGCATGTCTGGTCGCGCCCCGGTTGGACCAAGCGGGAGCGGTCGATCGTCACCATCGCGCTGCTCGCCGCCCTCGGGCAGGACGAAGAGGTGGCCATGCATGTCCGCGCCACTGCCAATACCGGGGCGACGCGCGAAGATGTTTGCGAGGCACTCCTGCATGTGGCCATCTATGCTGGGGTTCCCGCAGCCAATCACGCGATCAAGATCGTCAAGCAGGTATATGCGGAAATGGATGCCGGCAGGACGGCGTGACGGCTGCGTGGTGCCTTTGATCGTAGCCGACTGAGAGACAAGAGCATGCAGCAAATCAAAGCGCTGCAGCGAATTTCGCGCCTCTGATGAGACACCCGGCGCCACAGATCAAGATGAGGGAGGAGCGACAATGTCCCACAATCAGAACGGCAAGGTCGAAACGGGCGCCTTTTTTGCCCGCGACCGTGCCTGGCACCCGCCGGCCTTCGCGCCGGGGTACAAGACCTCCGTGCTGCGCTCGCCGCAGAAG
Protein-coding regions in this window:
- the pcaC gene encoding 4-carboxymuconolactone decarboxylase, whose product is MSDASAPSERYRQGMATRRAVLGDSHVDRAQSASTEFDSPFQQLITEAAWGHVWSRPGWTKRERSIVTIALLAALGQDEEVAMHVRATANTGATREDVCEALLHVAIYAGVPAANHAIKIVKQVYAEMDAGRTA